TTGAGGGGTAATCCATTATTACGAAGATGTCGACATTGCCATCAAACAACATAACCAGCACAACCCCCCGCGATTCGGATTATGAATGGAGATATGAATATTATGAGGATGACGAACCCGTGTCATTTGAGGGACTGAAGGCACATCGATGTGAGTATGATATGTCCCATTCATTCTTTTCAAATAGTTGCAATGAGTTTTGCATCATTAGCACCAGGCATGTTGGAACTATTTTCTGGGAGGGGGTGCTGTAATTCCTTCACCCGTGGCACATTACAGACTACTATACCCCTCGCACCGTTATCACTTCTACCGTGGTGCCTGCCCCACCCTGGACAGCGCTGTCCAGCGCAGCAGTGCTGATTAGACTGAGCCCGAACCAATATTTTAAATCATTTGAGAAGTATACAGCTTTAAGAAAACTAGAAAGTAAGATTTAGATGTATACAAAGCAAAGTATTATGACAACAAAAAATGGCATAACCGCATAACCCATGACACGCATGCTCATATCAATCATGAAACCGTGTTAAAATCCTTGAGGCCTTCTAAAAACTGCAAAATCTAAAGTAATGAGACCCATCTTAAGCCTTTGGAAACAGAGATATGTGTAGCATACCATTTGGACACTTTTCAGGACTATAATTTTACTttgagtattttttttcttaaccTGCTTTGACCGAAATGAGCAgtcatgtgtgtgcgcagtttAACTCAAATCCAGTACTCGACCGACACTGTGGTGGCCGTGTTGGTAAGCAGCCTGCATTGCGCTCTCACAAGTTGGCAGTCTGGCAGAAATACTTTCACTTCCATTAAAGGCGTATTTAAAGCGTATTTAGTCTATGAAGAACAATTATAGCTAAAAACACTGCACCTGCCTTTTGAGTAGCCTCATGCGACTGGAAGAAAGAATATAGTTATAATTAGTTacggtatttagcagacgctttcgtccaaacatgacaaaaacaATAGATACAAagcagtaaaaacaaaaaacaataatgAGAAAATTAAGTAGGCTAAATGAAAATAATAGAAGAAACAATATAAAGTATCGATTCAAAGTAAAAACAATCAATTAATGTGTTTACTTAAGGCCTAGTCCACACGTACACAGGTATCTTTCAAAAGTGATATCCCTAAAAATCTGGATTTGATGACGTAGGCAGCCGTCAATGATCcttccttgactttgagaaacgccTTTAGTCAGGTCTTCCTATATGCGAGTCGACCGGAGGTTTTAATATCTGTTCAAATGTAGTTATCAGTCGGTCTTTTGTAACAAACTGTTGTCTTGTCTCGTAAAAATTAAGATGCTACTActgtaacataacataacaacaaatcTGCTTGTAATCATAAATACATCATTACAGACTGGCACATTTCCTAACTCcctgaaaacagctgttgtaaaaccccTACTGAAAAAGAATAACCTGGATGCCTCCACATTAAACAACTACAGGCCCATATCCAATTTACCATTCATAGGCAAAATGattgaaaaaattgtctttaatcAGCTAACCACATTTTTGACACTGAATAACTGCCTTGATGACTTTCAGTCAGGTTTTCATGcaaatcacagcactgaaacagctcttgttaaagttataaatgacatACGCCTAAATACAGATGCAGGTAAAGCATCAGTCCTAGTATTGCTGGACcttagtgcagcctttgacactgttgattACAACATATTACTTCACCGACTAGAACACTGGGTTGGCGTCTCAGGTGTTGTTATCAAGTGGCTGAAATCATACTTACAAGACAGGAGCTTTTTTGTTGCAGTTGGCAACTGCACCTCAACACCTACGTCCCTGACCTGTGGAGTCCCCCAGGGCTCAATTTTGGGTCCACTTCTATTCAACCTTTATATGCTCCCACTTGGACAAATCTTAAAGAATAATTTGATCTCCTATCATAACTATGCTGACGACACCCAAATTTACTTAGCTTTGACACCTAATGACTATGGTCCCCTTGAATCTCTTTGTGATTGTATTGAGCAAATCAACCACTGGATGTCtcagaactttctccagctaaacaaagacaaaactgaagtaatCGTTTTTGgtaaaaaaggaggaaagatgtAAGATTGCCACCCTTCTTAACAAAAAAGGACTTAAAGCAAAGGATACTGTCAGAAAGACAGTGATCTAAACAGCCACATGAAAGCAATTACTAAATCTGCGTtctaccatctcaaaaacattgccaaacttaggggttttatgtcaaaagatgacttggaaaaactaattcatgcctttatctccagtatggttgattactgcaatgggctgttcacaggccttcctaaaaaagaccttaaacagcttcaaatgatacaaaatgcagcagccagcattcttacaaaaacaaaaagaactgatcacataacccctatactgaaatacctgcactggctcccagtaagttacaggattgactttaaagcactgctgcttgttttcaagtcacttaatgggaATATGGGACAGGGCCAAAGTATCTATCTGACATATTTCAGCAGTACGTACCACTCAGATCTCTCAGATTGCAGCATACATTTCTATTAGTAAAACCCactgtccaaactaaacagggtgaagcagcactcagccactatgcggttcacctctggaaccaacttcaagaagacattaaaaacgctccaactactttcagttttaaatctagactaaagaccaaacttttctcagatgccttctgctaactggccatgaactgttcctttgaagtattattgcttactgtagtagactagtgatttttattattctttttatgcttttatttcctatattttactgtttttatgccttaatgttctcatgcttttatttcctataatttactgtttttatgatcatgtactgaccttttgcttttatttatgtgaagcacattgtattgccacggtgtatgaattgtgctatataaataaacttgccttgccttgccttaccGATGGTAGAAAAACACGTCACCTGCCCCAGCAACGCAAGGGACGCTAGaatggtatccatggttacagacaactCATGAGATTAGTTAAAAAGCTACGATAAACCCTCTGGGTGCATGTGGCTTCATATTAACAGGAGTCTATCTAACCAGGTCAACTTGTGCACGCATGCGCGTCAAAATGTCTAACATTTATTAGGTGATGTAGGCTATACATGAGACGAGAAGAGGAGACTTATCATTTCTGACAATCACATCACTAGGCTATGAAAGCATATATTCTTGATGTTCTTGAAGACAGAAATGAAACCAATTTGGTGATTCAATCCTTAATTTTCCTTCTTAAATGTTTGGACCAATGTTGAGTTTAAAGAGGAAGGTAGTCATGAGGAAATAATGATGAGGGAGACCAGGGACAGTTGTAACAAGGGGACAGTTGTGTCATGCTTAACATCTCAGCTCATAATTTAATGAAACCCACAGACAACATGTGTGATGCAATCAGCATGTTTGGTTCAAAATTTCAGTTTGTGTCTCAATCTCTGTCAAAAGTTATAGACAGAAGTCCTTTTGTGGGCAAAATGTGTAATGTTCAAAAATTGATGCATTTTGTCGGGAGCACAAGTAACAGGTGGTTGTGATCAGTGATATACAATGTGTTATGTTCTAATTAGCTCATAAAATATTAAGAGCATTCCATAGCATACAATTGGTTGCAACAGTAAGCTACCCCGGTAAAAACTGTCATGTTACGATTGTCGTCGGCCATTGCTATTGTTCCCAGTGGCACTCACAACATGTAGATGAAAACTAGAGAAAAAGTAAGGCACATGTGCTTGAATTAGTGGAATACATATAGAGACGAAAGGTGTATGTTGCATATGTCAAAATCACAGGAGTCACTTCTGCTGATTTTTTGCTCCGAGGAAAAGCAAAAAGTGTTAAAACTGTACCTGGCCTGCCCTACCcagaacttttttttaaataaaaaaaggggaGTTTAAAATGAAAAGCTTTTAGTTGACCTGGGTAGGCAAGATGGTCAACagggcaaacaaacacactgccatACTGACACTTCAACCCCTGTAAAAGAGGTGTGAGATATCTGGCAGACCAGTATTGCTACAGCTATTTGTGTTTACTTATTTATAATCATTGAATTTGCCTTTAACTTTTGTTTTGACTCTCATGTCATTGtttattttgccttttttttgtatttcccTTTTAACCTGGCACTGTAAATATTCCACATGGGCGGTTCTTTGGACTTTGCCTGGAGGCAATACAAAATTGCCCTTTTCACCATCACCATCTGCATGCCTCCTTGTTTTGAAAAGACCCCCAGTCACAGACACCCTTCGACATCACAGGGTACATGTTTGTCTTGAAGTCTATAGACTACTTAAACTCCCTTTTCTATAATCCTGAATTGTTTGCAATGAAGGCTCACAGTAGGCTTAACTGacattgtgtaatgtgtgtcaTTGCAGATTCCATTGTGATTGGCTTCTGGGTGGGCCTGGCTGTCTTTGTGCTTTTCATGTTTTTCGTCCTCACCTTGCTGACCAAGACTGGAGCACCGCACCCAGagtaagcgcacacacacacacacacacacacacacacacacacacacacacacacacacacacacacacacacacgcacacacgcacacactctgcatTCTGCCATAGTAATCACACAACCTTTACCTTATCTGCTGCATTCAATGGGTGCCATTAATTCATTTAATGAACACTATTATAAGGTAATTCATGTATCTCTTCCATGCAGGTGTGTGGCTGGTATTCTCATTAACTCTGATAGCTAAGTATTCTCTCATTTGCTAAATATGCACGTGGGCACCTTAGCTCATAGTTAAACACCAGAGGGGGATTGCAGAAAGAGGGCTTAGTCACTAACCTGGACatgttaactcagagtaagccGTAAGCCTAGGTTTTCTGTTccaaaaaatagataaataaagaaataattcAGGCTAGGTTAGTATCCATGGAAACTGCCCTGCCCCGTAGCAGTGCAAGGCAATGGTCAGAGATCTCATTTGCAGAAATTACTCCAATTAAGGAAATACACAAAAACTTAGTGTTTATTGTAAGACAAATCCTTATATTCCTTAATCATTAGGCAAAAATGCTAATATTAATATAGATATGACATGATAATAGCTATAATTCTTAGTAGGTTCAAGATCAAGTGTGACATTAGTGTGCTTCTTCCTTTAGAGCCAGATGTTACGTAAGCGCATTTTTGACAATGTCATCGTTTTCAAGTTCTGTGACCAATCTGTCGTGATTGGCCAACATGCAGATGGGAGAAGGCAAAATGCATTAtgagatattttgtatttatttattttcttaaacTTTTTTAGCCTCTTAGCCTGTGTGGACGGCAAAAAAAGTTTCTAAAGTTGCTGATGATCTGAGCGAGGGAAGCAACATTGATGCAGAGTACAGCAGTTACTTTGAGGACGAAGACAACAGTCAATTAGAAGATACAATTTTAATGAGACatgtctgaggaggaggaagaggaggatttCGGCGACTATGACTCTAATCTGTCCATTTTCATGGACAACTTCTACCAGGGGTTCAGCTTTTTTCAGAACATGAAGAGCCATGGACTGGATGCCTGCGGCACTGTTCACACTAACAGAAAGGGACTCCCAAATACCCAAAATGCTGAACAAGCAATCTTCGTTGAGCAAACATGAATTCAAAGTGCCTCTAAAGGACGATCTCGCTTTCTGTGTTTGGCAGGACACCAAGGCTGTCATGGTGCTGTCTAATTACCATGATCCCACTGAGAGAGCGTCAGTGAAGAGAAGGAAGCAAGCGCGAAACCCAACCAAGGTTGTAGTGCCAGTGTGCCTTTCAGACTACCAAAAACACATGAAAGGGATCACACTGGATCAGATGGGTGGATATTATCAGTTCCTGTATCGCTCAAAGAAATGGTGGAGAAGACTCTTTTTAATGGTTGATGGACGCTACAATGCATACATTGCTGCAAGGTGTGCTGGAGGAAAAACATTCACAGTCAAGTACAAGGAGTGCTCCTCAACCAACAGTACCCGAGGGAACCACATGAGCATCACTGAGAACTCTCAGAAGAGAAGGATCTGCAGGGAGTGTGCGCTGTCAAGGACTGGCACTGATGTCATGTTCTGTAGCTGCAGACAGCACAACGAGGCTGTACACATCGAGTGCTTTGGCAAGCACATCCATCAATATCTTCACTTACAGTAGATGACTATTACAGTGCCatagatatatttatttttgtcatttttttttatatacatacaaTACTACTAAGTTCAGAAGCTCTGAAACGTTTATTTTAAATATGCATTTTTCATGTGACTATCTGCTAGAGGCTGAGCAAATAAAGGTTTTAGTGAACGTTCTGTCAAGTTTTTCAGGAAACCCTCAGGTTTTAATAGGTCATTTTCCAACAATGACTTTAGAATGGTTTTAGAATGCTTTGTAAGAGGGCGCCTAAGGTCATAACGGGTTGAGCTAATGCTCAGGCGATTCAATCCGAAGTCTAATGCATCtggtgtgccccccccccaccagttTTCCTCTGGGCTTTGAAAGTGATAATGAAGTCCACAGTGAAGTCAAATCTTATCATTATGTATATTGTTCCTGTATTTCATTTTCGCTTGGAGCCACGTCCTTCAGCAGACCACTGGAGCACATCTAATTAAAGTGATATAGGTTGTGACATCCAAGAGGGTGGCATACAGTTCAATCAAAAGGCACCTTAGATTCCATACCAACAGTTTGAATATCACTGGTCCGGAGAGGTTTTCTcgtgccatttttttttattttagttatacaTTGGAAAAGATGTTAAGTttcttgtgctattggttggggacttcccacagcagccaatcctctcactcACTTAGCCAGCAaactaaccaatataacaactgcccaactaTACATCCTGCGCaccaggatacaacaacaaagcacaactggctggagacagccacAACATGCACCACATGTTGTACCCACGTCACCGTTGGCACGCACAATGACCAATCCATCAACCATGCTGGCCCCTTTAGGGAACATTGTGTCAGTGAAgagggttgaaaaaaaaaactgttgcctCCCCCGCTGTTTTGAGTCCTAGTGCAGTATTGAGTCGCAGGGAGCGCTAGCGACCCCGGTTGGCATGCCTCCATGACAACCGCCTCCTTAGTCGGTGTAGGCCCTGTCAGCAACTTTCTGACATCAGAAATTGATTGAAGGCAAAGGtgaagtatttagcagacgcttttgtccaaagcgattcACATTGACATCCTGCATTGACTGGGGTCTAAACCCAAACCCGATCAATTGATCAAAGTGTGCCAAAAATGCTGCTGTGGTATTCATTTGCAGTGCATTTTGTATagctgagaggaagaggaggaggaggaggaaaacacCAAAGCCATGACTCATCCATTTGCTCAGTTAAGGATGCGCTTCTACCACACGTGGCCCATTTCAGGGGCAGGTAGATTAGAAGGAAGTGAGtggacatgcacatgcacacacaaacttcagTATTTTATATCTTGTATGTCTTGTAAAATGTAACTGTAAATTGATTTAGATTCTCTGTTTGAGAAGAGCCAAATTCCCAGATGCAATCAGCACTGATCAGATATTCAGGTATTAGGGACATGTTTGGTCAAACAGGAAGAGCAGACAAACAGTGGCAGCCAAAGTGAATGTTTTCCCCAGAAGTTTGTGATTCTGAAAGTGAACCAAACAATTAGGCTCTGTTCATGCATATGTACTGCCTTGGCTAAAATCCATGATTGACTGGCAGAATATTGTCCTGGGTGGGCTGGAATTTCTAGGAgccacccccccgccccacacccTTACATTACCAGAGCCTTAACCACTCACAGAGGCTGGAGGTTTTTGTCAAGCTAGTCAAATATGAATTCACTTCGGAATTTCACACCATATCTTGTAAACATTAAGTTACCGTCTCTAAGAATACCTACTGTTTAACTGGATGAGCCATACTATCTATCTGCAAATGAAACCACAGCTAAATGTACCTAAGGGAGATCCTTGCATTGAAATACGATTTTGCAAGGAGATACAGAAAGTTCCTAATGAATAATGCAGAACTGTGTGTCCAATACTCATCCATATTCATGAGGAGACTTGCAGTTCCAGTCAAGcttcagcagagcagagccattCATCTTTGTCGCAATACACCATTGTCAGTTTTAGCTATACACTGGAAAAGATGTGAAATCCCTTGTGCTATcagttggggacttcccacagcagccagtccactcactgtcacatgtaGGTACTTATAGCCAGCAAGCTAACCAATGTAACAACTGACCAACTATAAACACAACGCACAACTGGTTGGAGACAGCAAGGATCCGTAAAGACCActtcacactgtacacacactcacacactgtctatAACCCACAAGTGCTAAACACGACacgactgcccaaccatagaacctgagcagcagaatACATCATCCACAAAGCTGTCTTTGTGAGCATGTCACTGAGGTTATCAAGCAGGCACCTCCCCTCATTAATGTTCCGTTGAACACGGCACTTCCGGAAggtgtcccagacccaccccctccatactcatgatggggtTAGAatacatgccactaccagagacaacaactgATACACCTAAGATAGACCTCAACAAGATTTCACATGAGTgttttagttcaggttaatttatgaccccaagtagtctacaagcacctcagccacaaccactggctcactttttcagcagcctcaaaGAGTATTGAAATTGAGTCTTGTCGTGAGATATTTACTGTATATCTCCTGGTGCTGACGATCTGCCGGTTATCTATGCTCTAGCCTCCGTCCTGTCAACATAATTCATCTGTTAGCTAAAAGGTGAGAGTTCTTTCCTCCATCATGGGAGGGTAGCACAAGGAAGCATTTTGTGTAGAGATCCCACTGAGATCCCTAATTATAGCCCAGGTCCTCTGTAATTATGTCCTGGAGATCTCTTTGTGCAGAAACTACATCCAGAAAATACATAGGTACAAAAttaactagagatgcatttccacaagaaaatgTGACGCATGCAGCAGTAGTGGAGGGTCACCAACAGTAAACGCATGGATCAGACATAAAAGCAGTGCACAGAAAATTGAGACAGAATTGTGTTGAACAAACTATACAAGACAAGAAGACATCTGTATTGTCAACATTACATAGTCACTCGATATCAGTCAGCATTTCCTCTGTAGAGACAGCAGTGCACACATCACATAGAGTATTGCACATAGTGCATTCTGTCTCCAAAACGCAACTGATTTTTGttaaacaatacattttatgtagaTAAAATAGCAATCTGTTACGCACACAATTCTGTCTCTTATAGTCTGTAGGCTACCGAGGAAAACGTTGGTCCAAATCAAGTCAGAGTTTAGGCAAGGCTATTTGTTTGAAAAAGAAATCAATGATTCACTAATTCAAAGTCAGTCAATAATATGAAATCAatatttgtattacttttttttgtgcatctgtctgtgtgctatatttattttctgcaaacatAATAAACACATGGCCTCTGCTACCACATACGCAAGCGGTAGCCATCACCATCATACGCCAACCACAATTAGCCATTGAATTGTGGACATTGGACAAAGGTCAAgtcaaaacatttaattttcaATTATAGAAATACACTGGATTAACAAACTTCATTAAAATTACAATAAATTCTACAATAAATTGTGTAATGTAAACATACAATGTATTGATGGATTATTCTGTATTTGATATTTCAGTCGCAGTTCTCCGCAAACAGCTCACTCTCTTTCAATAAAAAGTAGCACAAGTTGTGAGAGGCAGTCCACCGCCCATGGTGGCACACAAGtacgttttttaatagtttaacGCGACTCACGGAACGTTCTGCCAGTGCAATACTCAGGAATTGTGACATAGTAGCCGGATTCATGCCATAGGCTATAAGGAAGGCTGAAGCCTTTGGAGAACTcatccatctccacacacacaccccttttacaccactcctgtctctctccacaggaGTTCGGAGCCCTGTGCGAAACGTGTGCGTCTGACCAGCTGCGGGGAGGACCCGGGCCGTCTGCCTGACCAGCTCGACAGCCAACCCTGCGCCTCACGCCCCCTGCTGGAGGAGTCACGCTTGCTTTTCCACTGCTACATCAACGAGGAGGAGCACGCCGCAAACAGACACCGGAGTGGTGCTGCATCGCACCTCGGTGGGGTCACAGGTGACTGCAGCCACTCAGCAGTTAACAGACAATCAGTGTGCATCGTGCAGGAGACACAGGCTGGGGACGTGTCACTTCCTGAAAGGGATGGGTCAGCCTTCATGGCGCATTTTAACATCCCCAACTTCGTTAACTCCGAGCTGAGCTCAACGCTAGGGGACGACGACCTTCTGCTGGGTACCCCCCCTCTCATCTTGGACGGCGAAGCCAGGGGTCTGACCGGTACCAACTGCGATCATGTGCTGGAGTAGTGCTTAGCTCTAGCCGTCAAGTGGACTGAGGCATGGACTTAGGGTTAAGAGTTGATATAAGGACTCTCAAAGCAACCTATTTAGAGAAGAGTCATTATTCTCAGTCAGACCAGTATTGGTATTCTGCGCCCACCTCCACTGAGACTGCTCCCGGTTTGAGGCAGAATTTTTAAACTTGCCTCCAGTAAGACTAAGCTCATCATTTAAGTGATGGTgcttcaatatatatatataaataatataaatataaataaaatacattttaatatttaaatatattttatttatatagagcCAAAAcactgaaattgtctcaaggcgcttaacAGAGCACAGGGCCTGAAGCTTCTCCTGCCTTGATGTGCAGTGCTTTGATGTGTGGAAAGCCCTGCAACCTTGAACGTCAGGGTTTATCAAGACAATTAGTGTCTGAGCAGACTGGGGGGTTCGGCAGATACCTACTGACACAAGACGGAATTAGTTCCAATCGCTGGGCCTCCCAAGAGCTGAGCAGGGAGAGGCCCAAGACGTTGAAGCTCAAGGTAATTGGTAGAAAGGGCCTGGCTTAAGAGTGGACCAGCAACTCTTATATTAACCCAATTGTGTGCATTTTCTGTTCCCACAGCCAAGCAGGCCAAATGcatgttcttctttttttgcccCCAATCCCATCTGGGCTAAGTGGTGATTTTGTTATACCAGGATCAGGTCCAGCCATTTAAATAGCATTACCCAAAAGAGGATGATCATGTAAAATGGTAGGATGCACAGACTGGTAGAAACTAACAGTAATGATGTATGGATCACACCCAACATTTCTTGGTGTATTTTCCCCCATCAATGATGccagacacacaaatgtaacAGGTTTGCATTGAGACTAAATGGTCTGATTGTTCTGTAGCTTTGCCATGTCTCCATTTGGTTTGTAAAGAGAGTGAAAACTATAAGCCCTTCTGGGCCTTTTACAGTCATTTCTAGACCACCTGTCTTTCACATGTCGAGGAACAGGACATGCGTGCCTTCACTGCATTTTCGCTCTCCTTCAGAGAGGTAATGAGTCTTTCTCTAAAGCCAGCAGGGGCATCTACGCCTCAAAGGAAGCCACATGGTAGCACTATTTTCACATGTGTTTAATTCTTGTACttttggtctggtctggtctggtctggtggcCAGCAGGTTCATTAAGGGATCTGTGCGGCTCCAGTGTGCCTCTATTCACTAACACAGTACTGCTGCTTTACTGCTGAAAGCTTTTCTGTCAGTACCCCTAGTTCATTAATCTATGAAGGCTGGCTAATGCGGCACAGCACCAGTGCTGCACCTCTTTCAGTTTGCCCTCAGACAGAAACAGGCTTGGCTTTGAGGAGAGATTCAAATAAGACCAGGCTGGAAAGCCTCGATGAAATTTAATGATGGAAAAAAGAGGAGCTGTGAttgattgtctttttttttgtacaaagctACAGACACggattaaaaataataaataatgccATTTATTCTGCCTTTTTGTATCACACTTGATTtcctacaaaaataaataaaaacttctATCTTTACTGACACACCCATATAAAAACAAG
The DNA window shown above is from Clupea harengus chromosome 11, Ch_v2.0.2, whole genome shotgun sequence and carries:
- the mrap2a gene encoding melanocortin-2 receptor accessory protein 2A — translated: MSTLPSNNITSTTPRDSDYEWRYEYYEDDEPVSFEGLKAHRYSIVIGFWVGLAVFVLFMFFVLTLLTKTGAPHPESSEPCAKRVRLTSCGEDPGRLPDQLDSQPCASRPLLEESRLLFHCYINEEEHAANRHRSGAASHLGGVTGDCSHSAVNRQSVCIVQETQAGDVSLPERDGSAFMAHFNIPNFVNSELSSTLGDDDLLLGTPPLILDGEARGLTGTNCDHVLE